A part of Kitasatospora kifunensis genomic DNA contains:
- a CDS encoding SMI1/KNR4 family protein encodes MRSIDWDDVRGRVRALREKRAWDGTRAELAKPLDTDQVAEAERQFGITFPADYREFLLRVSAGGRWPRELRRGPHGWHWAGDADTQLARLHVPFPDHDTALAASDEVWEKVVREEDYADPADFVAAREARNEAVEAAERDRVTGGVFLAGHGHNFSTLLIVSGSERGGMWFDGRPTCDRLNPLVTDAGRPASFGEWYVDWLEHEEGLTTPELEEATRNQWHRGVGTPIWLRWFDDWQDNCRGR; translated from the coding sequence GTGCGGAGCATTGACTGGGACGACGTCCGGGGGCGGGTACGTGCGCTGCGCGAGAAGCGGGCGTGGGACGGGACGAGGGCCGAGCTGGCTAAGCCGTTGGACACAGACCAGGTGGCGGAGGCGGAGCGGCAGTTCGGGATCACGTTTCCGGCGGACTACCGGGAGTTCCTGCTTCGGGTGAGTGCGGGTGGGCGGTGGCCCAGGGAGTTGCGGCGGGGACCTCACGGGTGGCACTGGGCCGGGGATGCGGATACCCAACTGGCGCGGCTGCACGTGCCGTTCCCCGATCACGACACCGCACTGGCGGCGAGTGACGAGGTGTGGGAGAAGGTCGTGCGGGAAGAGGATTACGCCGACCCTGCCGACTTCGTGGCTGCCCGGGAGGCTCGGAACGAGGCCGTGGAGGCGGCGGAGCGGGACCGGGTCACGGGCGGTGTGTTTCTGGCGGGCCATGGCCACAACTTCAGCACTCTGCTCATCGTCAGCGGTTCAGAGCGTGGCGGCATGTGGTTCGACGGGCGGCCGACCTGCGATCGCCTCAACCCGCTGGTGACGGATGCGGGGCGACCGGCCAGCTTCGGTGAGTGGTACGTCGACTGGCTGGAACACGAGGAGGGTCTGACGACCCCGGAGCTGGAGGAAGCCACTCGCAACCAGTGGCACCGCGGTGTCG